AGCTGCACATTTTCATAATACTTTCATTGCTTAGGAACATCATTAAGGCCTATAAGGTAAAGGGTTGTTAGAATGTGACCTTCTTGTCGATGAAATCCACCCAAAACCTGGCCTGAGCCCTCTGGTAAGGATCAGACGGCAACAGAGGAGCTCTGTCCTTCCAGGTTTCATCAATATACTGAACGATGATGGAAGATTCAGAGATGGGTTTTCCATTATGAACAAGAACAGGTACTCTCTTGTGAATTGGGTTCATCCGCACAAGCAAAGGGGTCTTGTTTCTTAGATCTTGTTCCACATATTCGTAGGCCACGCCCTTCTCGGCCAGGGCGATTCTTACTCGCATCCCGAACATGCCGCCCCAAAAGTCCAACAGTTTCACTTCCTCCGCCATTTTATATTTGGGGTGCAAGCTTCTACCACTTTCTTTCATCAACAATTTGGTGGACTCTCATTTTTCCtactcttttccttttttaacaACACTCACAGCGAGAATAGAAaggaaaatttagaaaacgTAAATGAGAGGACTGATATTTCTTAAAGAGGAcgatatttcttaaaatactcgaGTTACCTGGTACCCTTACAGGTAAGGTGACCTTCCGTAAATTACTCAATCCACGAACTACCCTTACTTAGGTACGGTACCCTCATTTACCTTTATAGCCTTATAGCCCTGAAGCCAAATAATGTTATTTCCTTCGTTTTATTAAAGTTGGAGACTATATGATGTAGGATTATTGTCAGTTATAGCTCTCAATGTGATTCTCTCGTTCCTTTATGCttaatgtttttcaaaaaaatttgtaaacccattttctaaattttctaaaatcatAGTAGAGATTTATAACTAAGAAtcgattatttttttagttcaacatgGACATGTATTCAAAGCTTCAACTTTAAAGGAAGGGGTGTTGTTACATAGTAATGATCTACACTCGAGACTCTTGTCTAGAACCGAAAGCCCCGCAGTCGTTTATTCAATGACTCGCAACATTGCTATTATTCAAAACACACCCACCCATCAAAGTATGCAAATCACAATCCTTTTTTCAGCCTCCAAACCATATGGTAAGAAAACACCAAACACAAACACTACAACTAACAACCAACAAGCGAAAAGGGTGCAGATTTTTGGTTAGTCAAGGCCAAGGGCTTTCATAATTTCAAGCACAAAGGGATACACTTTCATGGGGTCAGGCAGGGACTTTGAAACACTCTCCTTCTGCAAGCATCTCTTCACCCAAGCCATGATCTTGGGACACTCTGCCTCGATGCTGAACTTCCCAATGGTCTCATAGCTATAAAACCAAGATGAGAATCCAATCAAACCAATGTCTACGAACCCCAAACACTCTCCTCCAAAGAAAGCCTTCTCCCCAAGAACTTCCTCCAGTTGCTTCAAAATTGCAATCATCCCCCTCTTCCCTGCCTCCTGCTCCTCTCCCTTGCTCCCCCATGTCTTCCTCGTTTCATCATAAAGCTGCACATTTTCATAACCCTTTCATTGCTTACGAATGTCATTAAGGCCTATCAGGTAAAGGGTTTTTAGAATGTCACCTTCTTGTCGATGAAATCCACCCAAAACCTGGCTTGAGCCCTCTCGTATGGATCAGACGGTAACAGAGGAGCTCTGTCCTTCCAGGTTTCATCGATGTACTGAACGATAATGGAAGATTCGGAGATGGGTTTTCCATTATGAACAAGAACAGGGATTTTCTTGTGAATTGGGTTCATCTGCACAAGCAAAGGGCTCTTGTTTCTCAGATCTTCTTCCACGTATTCGTACGCCACGCCCTTCTCAGCCAGAGCTATTCTAACTCGCATCCCAAACATGCTGGGCCAGAAATCCAACAGCTTCACTTCATTCGCCATTTTTGTCAAATTGGGAACAAACAccaaaatggaaatggagaagaGATTGAATTTGAGGTTGAGAGTGGACCCATTTTATAGCAAATTTGGGAGTGAGAGGCTAAATTACTAAACGGAAAatgaaaggagaagaaaatgagttcTTTGGAgtgaaaaaaatcatatcgaGTATGGGGTCTTACTATAAATTTTGTGTGGGCACCCTTTAAAAATGCACAAATGGTTTAATTAtactaaatttagaaaaagaagctgATCAGATTAGAATCCTATCTTTCTTCTTACTCaacaaaattgattataaTCTTGGAAGTATAAGGAAAATCCAGAAATTTAAATCATTCACAAAAAGATGACCTAGTTCGAGATAAGTACAACCAATCTATTACTCTATTTGGCTATCTAGTAGTGATCAGCTTACTTGTGTTCGATTTGTGGTTCAACCAAAGTCCTAGTTAACTTGTCCATTAACGAGAGTCAAAATAATTTGTCTCTAGTGGTATAGTAAATTTAAGACTCATTAATTTATGAGTATGGTTTGAAACAAGTCCAATTCAATATTAACTTGACATATTGAAGCGTAcgtaaaaaactaaaatatgtCGACGTATAGCGTCCTTTGGCATGGTCCTCTATAGGCCCTTAGATGATGCTAAAACTCTTACCAACCTCAACTATCTTATCATCTTTGATTGGTCATAGCCAATCCATCCATTATTTTACTCGAAATATCTATTTTCAATTCATCAACAtcaatttatgatttttttttctaatttcaaatGAATATAAGAATCACTCTATAAATTATACTTTTGAATTATATCATGATAACTTTTACTAAGCAAAgcaaatttattttggaaCTTAAACTTGTATTCATCCTCCTTgagagcccaacgtccttgctagcacaccgcccgatatCTGATTCATACGATTTGTAAGAGCCAATTTAtcaagaatgcttcattccacAATTCAAACCTACTACTAGCGTGTTATGTATCATCATTTCTTGCTAGtaaaagattttcacactttataagaaatgtttcgttatctctacaactaacgtgggatctcacataaaccaacaaaaaaaaaaaaatcattttatactAATATAGTAGTTAACTacctttaaaaattttcaaatatatcaaaattgaaagttatcCATTgttgttaaatattttgaagttCAGTCAATTATTAAGCTATATATTATAACCAATCTTCCCATCCATGTCCTAATCAAACGTGGGTCCCACGGAAATAATGACGACGTCACTGCTTACCCgtaataaatttaatgctTCATCGAGGGTGGAAAAGTCTTCGGGGTGCTGGAGCGACTACTTCTGCAATAAATTCCACAAAATCTAGGAGTGAAACAAATATTCTTTCACAA
This genomic window from Cucurbita pepo subsp. pepo cultivar mu-cu-16 chromosome LG01, ASM280686v2, whole genome shotgun sequence contains:
- the LOC111788038 gene encoding glutathione S-transferase U19-like; protein product: MKESGRSLHPKYKMAEEVKLLDFWGGMFGMRVRIALAEKGVAYEYVEQDLRNKTPLLVRMNPIHKRVPVLVHNGKPISESSIIVQYIDETWKDRAPLLPSDPYQRAQARFWVDFIDKKLYVETRKIWMNKGEQQEAGKKEMIAILKQLEEVLGEKAFFGGERLGFIDIGLIGFSTWFYSYETIGNFSIEAECPKIMGWVKRCLQKESVSKSLPDPIKVYHFVLQVRRGLGLD
- the LOC111788054 gene encoding probable glutathione S-transferase, which produces MANEVKLLDFWPSMFGMRVRIALAEKGVAYEYVEEDLRNKSPLLVQMNPIHKKIPVLVHNGKPISESSIIVQYIDETWKDRAPLLPSDPYERAQARFWVDFIDKKLYDETRKTWGSKGEEQEAGKRGMIAILKQLEEVLGEKAFFGGECLGFVDIGLIGFSSWFYSYETIGKFSIEAECPKIMAWVKRCLQKESVSKSLPDPMKVYPFVLEIMKALGLD